CTTACCTGATTGAAATTTTCCGTTTAGTTCTTCCCTTCAGTactaaagagaaagacaaaatgtGCTATAAACAACTGTAGAAAATATGACTATTAAATGCCAAGGCTAAAGTGTTTTTTACCCCATATACTTTGACACCAATTCTAGATAGTCTTCATGTGAATATTGATTTATATACAACAAATATATGAAGCACTCTCCATGTCCATTCCCTTTATATTTCAAAGGCCAAGAGAAGTTACTAGTTTTAATAAATTGTTGTACAAATACCTATAACCTGAATACTATCAGACAGAGAAGGTGGCATCTTAACCTGAATCAGTATTCCAAACCGACAAGTTACAGAGATACATTTTGTGGCTGATTTGAATTTTGTCTTTGTTCTAAGCGATGCTTACTGGATCTTCTTAGCATCCCCCACGACTCAGGAAGGGGATTTGGACCACTACCAAGTGGgattgtggctcagtggtaaagcttAAGTAACTCATGTGGGAGCTCTCAGCCAGTCCTCATCACTATCAGtgcaaagaataataaaattcaCAATAACATGATACAAGAACCTTACATATATCACCATAATACCAACTCTTAAGGGAAGAGGGTCATTTGGATTCACTACCTAGTGTGGTTGCCCATGGCAAGTTAGGTACAAAAACCTCTGTGGTGACAGTTGCTCAAAGAACAAACTCTGCAGTGTTCCTTCCACTGTCACAGAGTCTCTCTAGACTCTGTAGAGATGCAGCTAATACTTTGGAATACAGAATGATGCCATTTGTCCAACTCTCCTCTTCATGCACAAAATTTTCTAAAGATTGTGCTTTGTAGTGTGTCAGCCATGTTTTATCAGACCCCGATGTCCTTAACAAATGCTAAAGGGAAAACCTTCTAAGGGCAGAGTTCATAGGAAGGATGCATGCCAGAATGTGCACAAACCCctaggttcaatgcccagaactTCAAAAGtccaaaaccaaaaggaaacaaagaaaataagaacatatAGGGGCTGAATAGTCTTCCTCATAAAGTCTATCACACTTACTAAGACATGGCATTGTCATTCAACAATtggagataattaaaaataacctttcctttctttctatctttttataaaaaactACCTTTTCTCAATTTACATACAAGtcccacttcccactccctcccctcctcctgctccctccatctcccccttATTCTTATTCCTGCATGAACTCCTGCATCATAAGTAAGCCTTCCCACctggagtcagcaaagtctagtACATTGCTGTGAGGTAGGATCAAGGCCcaccctactatatctaggctgaagaagctatccccccaaaaaatgtcttttgattttttgtttgcttgcttgtttttttgctGAGAGTAAATTTCATTGTAGATCAAATTCAGTGGCATGAGATAAAGAGAGCCTGTGTTCCTGTGTTCACTTCTCAGGGTTAGTTATACACCCATATTGTTCTTTATCATcatgatctgatttttttttaaaagaaaaagattatcctACATCCATGTTAACTTGCAATTTTAGCAGAGAGGCAAATTCTCATTGATGGGTCACTTAGAGAGCAGTCGGCAGGATGGCATCAAGGCACGCATTTCTCACACATGACAATTTACAGTTGCTGGATATCAGGAGgaagtgtaaaataaaaataaataaataaaattttaaaaatgggttataaAACTCCAGTACAAGCTGTAGGGTAAATTCTGGTTAATTCCAGTGGCCCAACAGTCTGacccaaccatacaactgtcacccacattcacagggcttagtttggacctatgctgtttccctCCCTGTCATGCcagagttgatgagctcccattggCTCAGGTAGCTGTTTCAGTTGGTGTCCTCAACATGGTCCTGACCGCTTTTCTCACTGTAAACAGTGCCTCCTTTTTGGTTTACTGCTCACCAAaactggaataatcacacagaaactatattaattccaaccGTGTTTGGCCTTTTttattctgactttttttttatctatagcatttgtattaaagaaaaaaaaatacttgagtcCAAAAACTGAGTTTTCATCACCCATGGTGATTccagagaaaaaccaaaccaagtcaGTGTCTAAGACGGGTGTCCCACGGAGTCTAGTGAGGTAGCTAACAGGTCTAACAGTTGGTCCATGGTCCAGTACAGCTACTCGATCGTCGTCTGTCGTGAGCAGATGATTCCTTGGCAGCTCTGTTCTTTCAAGTCCTCTTCAAGTGGGAGTGTAGGCAGAGTGAACTAGATCCTTCTTGTCCAGTCAGAGCCCCCAGAGGCCAAGGAGCAGGGCACGGAGGAAACTCTCATCCGTGCCTGACCCGGCGCCCTGCACACGTCCTGTACCTCCTCCACGGCAAGGAAGCTCTCCCTGGGTATGAAAGTCGGCCTCTGTCAAGACCTCGTGGTTTCTGTTCGGTCCCATAAGGTCAGGCTCTAAGTGGGCCAGGTTCTCCATGCTGGTAGCCATCCCCAAGGATGTAGAGTTCAGGACCGGGCCAGGATGTAGCGGCTGGCTGCTGACAGGTCCCACTGATGATGCTCCAGGATGCGCCGACAGTCTGCTCTGGATCTGTTACTGAGGTGGAAGAGCTGGTCTACCTTGAGGTTCGGGATAGCAGACGCCACATCTCCCCCAGAGGTTCTCAGTGCCACTTGACACTGCTGGTGGGTGACTCCATGTACACTTAGCTCCACCTCTATAATCTTTCTCTGCCACTCGGGGTCTGACGACGGGCCTCCAGAAGGGACAGTGGCTTTGCTGGCTCCAGGTACTCCGGTGCGATGATTGTGTGATTTGGGCCGGGGAGGTCGTGATTTGTGGGGCTGGATGGGCTGAGAAGAGCTGGAGATAAAAGGTGGGCGTGGAGGCAGGTCCGGTGGGCGCGGAGGCAGGTCTGGGAGCCCCTGGGGCATAGCTCTAGTATGTCGAAGTTCCAGAGGGCTTGAACCACCTCCTGTGGGTCGGGGACCCAGGGACAGCACTGACTCCAGACTCTTGGATATTCCTTTCATCCTCTGCAGGGGCACCTTCCTTCTCTGGCCCCGTGCTGATGCTACATCCTGGAactttgtcttctctctgtccccGTCCATGCTTCCTCGGCATTTCTCTCCCCGGGCAAGGAAGGCCCTGAGGGCTGGATGGGTAACTGGCGAACCCCCCACGTCTGGCAGTATCACCGCTGACACGGGGAAGTTGCCCACTTTGAACGTGCGGCCCTTCTGACCCTTCCAGGTTGTGGTGTCCGGGCTGCCCTCGATGATAGTGATGGGGTCACCCGGCTCCATCCGCAAAGCACCTGGTTCTGTAACTTCCCTAACGCAACGTCCTTCAGAAAACCAAGCCTCTTGAAGCAGCCCTTCCAGGTTGGAAAAGCTAGGCCGGTCTGCAGGGTGAGGGGCCCAGCAACGCAAGGCGAGTGAGTAGAGGGCCCTGGAGCAGAGAGGAGGCCTTGGCAGCCTGGCTCGGTCCTTCTCCAGCCGGTGTAAGATGAGATATGGTGGAACACCCGCCCAGGGCTCCTCGCCTCCAGAAAACATTTCCCACAGTGTCACGCCAAACATCCACACATCGGGGGCAGAGCAGAAGGCTCCCTGAGGGAGGCTCTCTGGGGCACACCAGGCATAGGGGATGGGACGGGGTCCGCCCATCACGTAGCGACCTCGGGCGCCGCCCAGCGGTCTCACAAATCCAAAATCTGCCACCTTGATGGTACGCGGTGAGGCCAGGAGCAGGTTGCAGGTAGCGAGATCCAGGTGCACTAACCCACGGGACCCCAAGTACGTCATGGCTCCTGCCAACTGACGCAAGAAAAGGCACAGTAGGGCCACAGGCAGTGGGGGTGGAGCTCCCCTCTGCACACGGCACCCTCTGGAATCAGACTCTTGAGTCTCCCCTCTGGCTTGTGGAGACACAGAAGACTGTCTGAGCGTGGAACCATCTCCTTCTGTTCAGgtgcaaccccccccccaaggatCTTGTAGACCCAGTTCTTAGACTTGACACCGGAGCGGTACCTCTTCAGGGCTTCAGCAAGCCTGCGCTGGGCAGGCCTGCCCATGCCAATGTTGTCCAGGTCCTCAGGCCTCACAAAGTCAAAATGTTCTGGCCCAGTGACGTTAAGCTCCTCAAGGATTGGCCGGTAAAACTGGGCCAGTTGGATGTCCCGGAGCAGCCGAAGTAGCCACAGGGAACTGGCTTTGGGGAGCATGTCTGGAGTCGACTTCTAAGGCGAATGGCAGTCTGCTTTAAACGTGTGACCTGGCAGAGCCGGAAGATTGTTCTGACttcttaactaactcttatatcttaggtttacccatttttaattgttttttattgagctatatatttttcttcactcctctccctttctcctccctctgcttttaCCCTATCCTgtgatccccatgctctcaatttactcaggagatcttgaccttttctactttccatgtagattagacccatgtgtctctcttagggtcctctttgttgtctagattctgggattgggtttttatttgcttgatgtctaaaagacacttatgagggaacacatattatgtttgtctttctgagtctgggttacctcactcaggatggatttttctacttccaaacatttgcatgcaaatttcaagatctcttagttttttttactgctgagtagtattccattgtatacatgtacCACATCTTATTTATCTactctttgatcgaggggcatttaagttgtttccaggttctggctatgatgaataatgttgctatgaacatacttgagcacatgtccctgtgaggtgactgagcattctttgggtatatacccaaaagtggtattgtggggtcttgaggaaggttgtttcctaatttttttgagaaatcaccatactgatatcaaaaggggctgtacaagtttgcactcccaccaacaatgcaggagttttccctttcccccacatcctctccagcataagctgtcaccagtgtttttgatcttgttcactcttacaggtgtaagatgaaatctcagagttgttttgatttgcatttctctgatgactaatgatgttaaacatttcctcaagtgtctttcagccattgtagattcatctgttgagagttctgtgtttatgtccccatttttttcattggattatttggtttttgatgaccaatttcttgagttctttgtatattttggaaatcagacctctgtctgatgtggggttggtgaagatcttttcccattctgtaggctgtcgtttggtcttgctgaccatgtcctttgctttacagaagcttttcagtttcaggaggtccaattaataattgtttctctcagtgtctgtgctactggagttatatttaggaagtggttccttgtgccaatgtgctcaagggtacttcccactttctcttctataaggttccgTGTGGCTGACTttaagttgaggtctttgatccatttggagttaagttttgtgcatggtgatagatgtgagtctattttcatttttctacatggtatgtagattgcttttggtaaggttgccatttttactatgttaattctacctacccaaaagtatggaagatctttccactttctggtgtcctcttcaatttcttcaaagatttaaggtttgttccttgtatccctgctctctccaagaatgaatgctgtattttgtcaaaggtcttttcagcatctaatgagatgatcatgttttatttttcagtttgtttatgtggtgaatTAATCTTTGGGATGAATCCTACTTGGTCATAAGGAatgatttttcttatgtgttcttggattcagtttgccggtattttattgagcatttttgtatcagtgttcataagtgagattgatctgtaTCTCTCTTTATTAGTAATGTTTTTGCGTGGTTTGGGTACCAGGGTAATTGTAGTCTTCTAAAAACAATTTGGCAATgttacttctgtttctgttgcGTGGAACAATTCGAAGACTATTAGTATTAGTTTTTTGAAAATTCTAGAATTGTGTAGAATTTGTGCAGAAACCATCTAGTCATGGGCTTATTTTGGTtagaagacttttgatgactgtttctatttctttagtggttataggtctatttaatttgcttacctggtcttgatttagttttgataagtgatatttatacagaaaatggTCTAtatcctttaagttttccaattttgtggagtacacgttttcaaagtatgacctgaCAATTCCCTGgctttcctccatgtctgttgttatgttccttttttcatttatgattttgttaatttgtatattctctgtttgccttttgcttagtttgtctattttgttgattcttctcaaagaaccaactctttgtctcatctattctttgtagtgttttctttcattttattttattgatttcagctctcaatttgattatttcctgctgtctagtcctcATGAgtgagttgtttcttttttgttccagAGTTTTCAGGTGTTGTTAACTGGTTAGTGTGGAAtttttcaggttctttttttctttcttttgccgtGGAGGGCAAAGtgtcccatatatatatacaacattgTAAGCATACGCAGTCTATATTACATTTGCTTCTGTCTGCTGTTTGCATGTCTGTCAGTCAGTCTAGGGGACGGACAGATCTCAGGAGCCTTGTCCAGCTACTCCCTATCCCTACCTTTCTGCCCCACACTGGAAACAGAGACAAAAGAGGCATTGTCCCCAAGTTCAGAAGGAACAAGCAGGAAGGGCTGCTCCACTTTGGCTCCAGAGTCCtatatgtgtgtttgggtgtgtatatgcatgtatttacaCCGGGAACCTGTGTGCAATTATGTACAAAGGGAAAGGGGTTCATTGtcacagaggctggggcaggtgggATTGCTCCAGGCAAGGCCTGCTGGGATGGCTAGCTTACAAGTAGATTCTGCTGCAGGTTCCCAGGCGCTGTGATGGTATTGCTCTGAGGGCAGAGCTTCTTGGTACCCAGAGTCCACAGCCAGCGTTCACAGTGCACATGCCAAAACTGGATCGACATTAGGGGCATGAAGTACAAATCCATGCAGGTGAGACATTTgtattcccccccccccgtgatAGCGGCTTTTCAAGCTCCCTGACATGAGCCTTTAGGGCCTCAGAAATAGCTACAGCTGAATCACCGATGATTTtctcagtgccactgtccttgcaGGTCTTCTGCACGGCctcctgctttctgctttcaCCATTGCTGGTGGATGCATCTCGTCACTGTCCCATTTAGTGAACTCAAGCTTGATGGGGGTGCCGGGGGGATCACCATTTAGGACTGCACACCGGAGtgcctctctctccttggctTCACCATGCTCTTTTCCTGTGCAAGGGATGACATCAGCCTCTGTGAATTGTGGTTTCCCTTACTCCAGAGTGTCATCTCCATCCACATCCAGGTCAGCATCACTGTCTGGGTTCTCTTTGCCACTGCACATGACAAAGCGGGAGCCTCGGAAGCCATCTTCCAGGAGTGTGGTGGCCTGTATCCACTTCTGCCCACACCAGCCATACTCCTCAAAGCAGTTGCTGCTCTCATGCTCTATGTCCACAGCATCATCCTCGGCCATGCAGGAGCCTTCCCTCTGCCCTTCGTCTTGCTTCCTCCGTTCATTTTCCCAATCTGAGTGTTCAGTTGGGTTGCCTGTTGGCTTGCACTCACAGGAAGGTCTGTCTACTTCTTCCCTCTCGCTGGGCTCCTTGCTCCCCTGGCGGCTCAGGACCCTTGGCATAGCTGCCAGGGCTGCTCTAAAGGGACCCCTGGCTGAGGCTAGGtgcagctccagccccagcctctgaTGCTCTGCCACCCACTCAGTTCCAGAAGCCGCAGCGGCCATGTTGGTTCTCTCAGgtctcaggttcttttttttttttttatttttattgagctttacaattttctctggtcccctctgtgcctctcctctcccccccttcAGACCtcccccccaaggtccccatgctcccaatttactcaggagatcttgtctttttctacttcccatatagattagatctatgtaagtctctcttagtgtccgcattgttttctaagttctctgggattttggttTCTATGGttcgttttctttgttttatgtttaaaaactacataTGAGGGAATACATacggtaattgtctttctgtatctgggttacctcactcaaaataatgtttttatgtaggcatttagtgttatgaactttccttttaacaatgctttcattgtgtcccataaatttgtgtatgttgtatggtcattttagttgaattttaggaagtctttaatttcttccttcatttcttccttgagccattggtgattcaggtgagtattgtttaatttccatgtgtttctgggctttctgaaattagtgttgccattgaattataattttaaatcatgGTGATCTTTTAAGATTCATGGggttatttcaaatttttttgtatctgcggaggtttgctttgttacctagcatgtgttcaatttttgagacagttccatgaggttctgagaagaaggtatattcttttatgtttgaatggaatgttctatagatgtctgttaagcccatttgaatTATAGCATCTGCTAGTTACCTTATTTCTTTGCTAAGTTTGTGTCttgcagacctgtccagtggtgacagTGGGTTGTTCAAGTATTCCACTATTATTGTGTGGGGTTTGGTGTGTCATTTAAGCAATAATAGGGGGCCCCTGTATAtaggacatagatgttcagtattgaggtttcctcttgatggattttttctgtgactaatatgaaatgttcttctttgtctcttttgattgattttagtttgaagtccattttgttagatattagaatagtttGTTTCTTGGGTTCATTTAATTGGAGAAatttttcccaacactttactctgaggcaatgtttgtctttgaggttgaccTGTGTTTCTTGAATGTTGCAGAaggggatggattctgtttttatatctaatctgttagccggtgtctttttataggtgagtggagtccatttatattaagggttattaatgaccagtgattgctagttcctgttatttagTTTAGGTTGTTGGTGATATTATtgtgtctgttctttccttctttggacTTTGATGTTGTGAGATCtcctattgcctgtgtttttatggatGTAGCTACTTGCTtgggttggtgttttccttctcatACTTTGTGTAGAGgtaggtttgtggctaggtattggttaaatctggttctgtcatggaatatcttgtttggtTCATATATAATGATGTAAAGTTTTCCTGAGTATAGTGCTCTGGGCTAGCATCCATGGTCTGTTAATGTCTGCATAgcgcttgaccaggaccttcagACTTTCCTTGTTTCCATTGACATCAGGCACAATTCTGAtcagtctgcctttatatgttacttgaccttttttcttggcagcccttaatattctttctttattctgtatatgtagtgttttgattattacgtGGAAAGTGGACTTTTTATTGTTCAGTCttcttggtattctgtaagctttttgcATCTTCTTaagcatgtctttctttaggttgggaaagttttcttctatgattttgttgaattacTTTCTGTGCTTTTTAGTTGGACTTTacattcttctatccctattatttttagatttggtcttttcatggtattccatatttccttgacattttgtattaaacttttgttagatttaacattttatttgaccgacgaatattttctctctcatattttcagcgcttgagattctccattctatctcttgtgttctgctgttaatgcttgcatttgtggttcctgatcgttttctcataatttccatttttataattcccccagtttgtgctttctttattgtatttatttcagtttttaagtctttaattgtttctttcacctgtcggattgctttttcttggttttctttaagggatttgttgatttcttccaaattttgtttgtcttttgttccaCCTTTCATATCCTTTTAAa
The sequence above is a segment of the Chionomys nivalis chromosome 20, mChiNiv1.1, whole genome shotgun sequence genome. Coding sequences within it:
- the LOC130863156 gene encoding non-receptor tyrosine-protein kinase TNK1-like; this encodes MLPKASSLWLLRLLRDIQLAQFYRPILEELNVTGPEHFDFVRPEDLDNIGMGRPAQRRLAEALKRQSSVSPQARGETQESDSRGCRVQRGAPPPLPVALLCLFLRQLAGAMTYLGSRGLVHLDLATCNLLLASPRTIKVADFGFVRPLGGARGRYVMGGPRPIPYAWCAPESLPQGAFCSAPDVWMFGVTLWEMFSGGEEPWAGVPPYLILHRLEKDRARLPRPPLCSRALYSLALRCWAPHPADRPSFSNLEGLLQEAWFSEGRCVREVTEPGALRMEPGDPITIIEGSPDTTTWKGQKGRTFKVGNFPVSAVILPDVGGSPVTHPALRAFLARGEKCRGSMDGDREKTKFQDVASARGQRRKVPLQRMKGISKSLESVLSLGPRPTGGGSSPLELRHTRAMPQGLPDLPPRPPDLPPRPPFISSSSQPIQPHKSRPPRPKSHNHRTGVPGASKATVPSGGPSSDPEWQRKIIEVELSVHGVTHQQCQVALRTSGGDVASAIPNLKVDQLFHLSNRSRADCRRILEHHQWDLSAASRYILARS